One Nitrospinota bacterium genomic window, TATAACTGTATTGATAATTCTCATTATCATTTTGTTCTTTGATGCCACGGCAATAGAACGATGGAATTCGTCATCAATGTCAGCGATACTTTTTCCCTGTTCCACAATGCTTTTCTGTTTATCGATGATACTCTCCATTCTCAAAATATCCTCGTCGGTTACTCTCTCAGCTGCAATACGAACAATCCCTGGCTCAATTATTTTTCTTAATTCAAACAGCTGTAATATTGTTCCCTTTTGAAGGGGTATTCTAAGCGCAATCGAATTTGCCAGAGAATCTACTGTTAAATCCTTTACAAAATTGCCATCTCCTGATCGACACTCAACAAGACCCATGTTTTCTAATGTTCTCAACGCCTCTCTTACAGAAGTGCGGCTTACCTTCAAACTCTCAGCAAGCTCTCTTTCAGAGGGGAGCCGATCCCCTATCTTCAAGCTCCCTTGTATAATCATCTTTTTTATCTGATCAACGATATTTTCATATATCTTCCTGCTTTTAACCGGCTCTAACATTATTCTCTCTACTCCTCTCTTCTATCTCTTTTTTGAGATATCAGTTCAAATAGATACGACCATATCTCTTCAGATGATAGAAAATATCCTAAAGATATAAATACTATACAGAATACCGCCTACGAGTAAAATCAAGGCAGGCAATGAATCTCTTCTTCTTATTGTTAAAAAGACCAAAATTGCTGAAACCAAAGCAAAAGAAATATTAATGATTTCTGTAGAACGGAGCTCCCAGCTTGTAAAGAGAAGACCGATGGATACAGGTATCATAGACTGGAAGGTCATGGCGCCTGTTATATTTGTAAATGCTAAGGTATCCTTGCCTCTTATGGTCCAGCTAATCGAATTATATTTCTCAGGCAATTCTGTAGCAACAGGGGCAATGATTAACGAAAGCACAAGGGCAGAAACCCCAATTGCCTCTGATAACAGAGCAATGTTATTTACAAAGACTGTTGCACCAAGAATGATACACCCCAAACCAAATAAGACCTGAAATATAATATTGGTCCAATTCTTCTTTAGTTTAAAAAATCGATTAAAATACAAAAGCTCTGAATACTCCTCTTGAACCTGGCTTTTATGTTTTAGTGTAATCTTAAAATATATGGCATAAAGGAGGACAAGAAGGACAGCGCCGATATAGTTTATCTTGTCATTTCTTAATAAGGAAATGCCAAGAATCAAAATCATAACAAAAATAAAGTACTTGAGCTCAAACCTAACCGCAGAAAGATCAGGTCTAAGATGGGCTCTTTCCCTCCTCCCTGAAAACCTTAAGATAAATACCGTAATTCCCAATAAGAAAAAGGCGAGGGTTGTCAACATAAAGGGAGCACCCAGAATAGCACCAATACCTATCTCTTCTCCGTGTCCCCCGGCGCCAAAAACTAAAGCTAATATGGGAATCATTGTCTCAGGCATGGCTGTTCCCACAGCTGCCAAGAGGCTTCCTGCAGCAGCATGAGATAAACCTGCCTTATTCCCTACATGCTCGACAGCATTGGCAAAGGTTTCACATCCCCCAAGGATAATTATTATAGATACGACGAGGAGAAAAATGATTTCTTTAAGGCCCCTATCCTTTGGTGGTAAGAGCTTATCAGACGCATGAGTTGGCGAAGAGGTTACAGGGTAAAGGACAAAAAAGAAAAGAGAGAAAACAATAAAAATAATAGAAAAAAATTTAAAAAGAAACCCATGGCTAAGCATATATTTAAAACCATATTAATATTAACAGAGAAAAAGTATTATAATGTCATTTAAATCAGATGAGGGTATGCAGAAGCATTTTTTTTATGCATACCCTCATCTTCTTTTACCTTCTCAAAACAACCAGATATGAATCAGAGACTTATGCTACAGGAGGTGTAGGAGCTTCAATCCCTAAACCAGCACACTTAGCATTGACGAAATTCTGCATTTTGACAATATGCTCGGGTTTCAGGTGAGCAAATCTCTCCTGCAGAGCCATGTACTCTTTCACAGGTTTCATCTTCTTCGGCATATAGGTTATCTTGTAAGGCGCAGTCATGCCTTCTTTTTCCCAGAGAGAGAACATACCGGTCTCAACAGCCAGCTTTGCTATCTCTATGGTCTTGTCAGCATCAAATCTCCATCCCTTTGGACAAGGAGCATGGACATGGAGAAAGGTTGCTCCCTCGGCATTCAGAGCCTTTCTGACCTTGTTGATATAGTCAACAGGGTATCCAATGGAAGCTGTAGCAACAAACCTAGCAGAAGGATGTCCTTCAGATACCAGCTTGGCGGCGTCTTTTGGAAACAGCTTTTTAGCCTCTGGGATAACGGGTCCAGGAGGCGTAAAGGATGTGTTTGCTCCGTAAGGGGTTGTAGGAGATGTCTGGATACCTGTGTTGGCATAGGCCTCGTTGTCATAGCAGATAAACAGAAAGTCATGGTCTCTGTACATCGCAGCTGACATGGCTTGGAGACCTATATCAATAGAACCACCATCACCAGCAAAAACAACGATACCTGGATAATCTCCTTTGTATTTCCCCTTTCGAATCATCGCCTCGTATGCAGCAGCGACTCCAGAAGCAACAGCGCCTGCGTCCGTAATCTGGGTATGTGTCCAAGGCACAGCCCATGGTACGCAGAGGTAACTGGTATTTGCAACGTACATACAACCTGTAGGCCCAAAGAATATCGAATTCTTACCAGCAGCCTTACAGGCCAATCGATAAGCTATTGCAGGCCCACATCCAGCGCATGTCCTGTGTCCTTTAACATAGTACTCTGACCTGGCAACATCTGGAACCTTTGCAATAGATTTAGCAAGTTCTAGTTTTGGTCTATTTACTTTAGCCAAAATTCACTCCTCCTTTCGTTCAATATTTATAATCCATAAAGGTTT contains:
- a CDS encoding FadR/GntR family transcriptional regulator, with the protein product MLEPVKSRKIYENIVDQIKKMIIQGSLKIGDRLPSERELAESLKVSRTSVREALRTLENMGLVECRSGDGNFVKDLTVDSLANSIALRIPLQKGTILQLFELRKIIEPGIVRIAAERVTDEDILRMESIIDKQKSIVEQGKSIADIDDEFHRSIAVASKNKMIMRIINTVIGLETETNESNIEIKERPRQSLKSHMNILKYLKAREQEKARRAMLTHLLTVERLIRKNLEKV
- a CDS encoding sodium:calcium antiporter translates to MLSHGFLFKFFSIIFIVFSLFFFVLYPVTSSPTHASDKLLPPKDRGLKEIIFLLVVSIIIILGGCETFANAVEHVGNKAGLSHAAAGSLLAAVGTAMPETMIPILALVFGAGGHGEEIGIGAILGAPFMLTTLAFFLLGITVFILRFSGRRERAHLRPDLSAVRFELKYFIFVMILILGISLLRNDKINYIGAVLLVLLYAIYFKITLKHKSQVQEEYSELLYFNRFFKLKKNWTNIIFQVLFGLGCIILGATVFVNNIALLSEAIGVSALVLSLIIAPVATELPEKYNSISWTIRGKDTLAFTNITGAMTFQSMIPVSIGLLFTSWELRSTEIINISFALVSAILVFLTIRRRDSLPALILLVGGILYSIYIFRIFSII
- a CDS encoding thiamine pyrophosphate-dependent enzyme; amino-acid sequence: MAKVNRPKLELAKSIAKVPDVARSEYYVKGHRTCAGCGPAIAYRLACKAAGKNSIFFGPTGCMYVANTSYLCVPWAVPWTHTQITDAGAVASGVAAAYEAMIRKGKYKGDYPGIVVFAGDGGSIDIGLQAMSAAMYRDHDFLFICYDNEAYANTGIQTSPTTPYGANTSFTPPGPVIPEAKKLFPKDAAKLVSEGHPSARFVATASIGYPVDYINKVRKALNAEGATFLHVHAPCPKGWRFDADKTIEIAKLAVETGMFSLWEKEGMTAPYKITYMPKKMKPVKEYMALQERFAHLKPEHIVKMQNFVNAKCAGLGIEAPTPPVA